The Cryptomeria japonica chromosome 2, Sugi_1.0, whole genome shotgun sequence region TCCCTGCaaaatcaacaatatcataaaattCATCACCATGACCCTCCTCACAATGAGAAAAGTGATCATAATTAATGACCATGACCGTCACAAATGGTAAGAGTGATCATAATTAATGACCATGACCGTCACAAATGGTAAGAGTGATCATAATTAATGACCATGACCGTCACAAGTGAGAGAGCGAGGGTGCGTTTGTTTTCCGTACCGAGAGAGGCTGAGGTTGCAGCAGGTATATCAGTTACCATCCTGCACAGTGCACAAAACTTAATTGTCTTTTCGTTCTCATTAGCTATTGAGTATTGAGTCTTTATAACATAGGTAGGAATGGAATGGAATGGAATGTGTACCAGTGAAGGTATTCTCGATGCGTGGGATCGCTGGGGTTGGGCGCATCCGGATCTGTCATGATCTGAAAAATGCAGTGTTACTATTATGGTCAATAATATAATTGAATCGAATTGAGTTGCATAGGGGAGAGGActtagtagttgtgcaccctaacttcacacttCTCACAATCTTACGTGAAAATTTCAGATCACTcaaatttttttacagcagcttacttggtgAGTcctctgcttataactaaggtttcagggccacatcattaaatatgatgccacatcagcatgctttttgtcaaggtgttCAAAACAACTCAAAAAAATGAGAGAGACCAATATGcatgcaaaagggccccaatacttgtgcagctgatgtggcatcacatgattggttacttttcacaacaaaggGTATAATTCATTTGGTGAAATATTAACAGGTAGATGGAAGGTACCCTAAGAAGACTGGGAAGAAAGGACGTGCATTTGTTTTTGCAGTAAGAGTGGAAACGGAATGACATTTCATCAAGGAGTGTACAACATATGATAAAAACAGGTTAATCTATTGCATCTTGATCCTTTAGACGGTTGGATCTCATAAAGGTAATTaaaattctttcattcattcaatCATAAAATGGTAcgcaaataaaatgaaattactTACCAGGGTGTAGAAGGTGCGTAAGTCGTTGGGATCGCCGCCAATCTCGACGCGTGGTTTGAGATTGACAGCAGAAGGCCTGAGTTCGTAGCCATTTTTTACTTCAGTGGTAGAATAAGTGACGGAGAAGGAGATGGTCCCTGGCGTAAAGGGGTCGAGCACATCTCCTATTACTCTTCCCGTCGTCAGCGGATCCCGAGACATtattctatctatctatctaggaATGATGCTCTTCTGCTCTGCCCCGTCCCTTCACTAGGTATATAAAGGCACGAGGGaataaggaataggaagagaacaTCATAAGAAAAGTGGAAAAGTGGAAAAGTACGTGCACCTAAGTTACCAGAATTCTCGAGATTAAGAAAACTATCCACAAACCAGGGCCGCCCGTTGCCTCATAGAGCAACCGCCTCGCGCCGGTTACCCACTCGCCTCACTATGGTTACGTGCTTAACTTCAACTATAAATTCAGCGATTAATTCTTCGTTGGATGTGTCATTAGTGTTTTTTAGATTATACTTTGTGATTTTGTGTGTATAGAGGTTTTAGATCATACCTTATAATCTAGGTAGGCTAAAGATCTAGTAGTTAGTATGTTTCAATTGTTCTAATAgcagttgttgatttaatatcaGTACTTAAGTGTTGATTTAATActtatatttgttgatttaatgttcaatttttttttttggcaacattgTACCAAtagttcaatataaaaaaaaaagttgtGACTTTAAtatccataattgaatgaaatgtacccttaATTGTAAAAATCAACCACTCATGTGATGCCACATCGAGTGTACAAGTATGGAGGCCTCTTATTGGTCTTACTTGTGATGCCACATCGAGTGTACAAGTATGGAGGCCTCTTATTGGTCTTACTTTTTTTttgctgttttggacaccttggcaaaaagcatgctgatttggcatcatatttgatgacgtggccttgaaaccttagtcaTAAGTCTAGTAAAAAATTGGGACTGATTTGAAATTTATCaggtaagattttgagaagcacgaagttagggtgctcaactataaGTCCTCTCCCCTATTATGAAAGGGTTGTAAGACAAAAAATCATAGAATGTAATTTGAGTTGATTAAAAAATCTTGAACACATATGAATTCAGAAACAACATTTTCTTATAAATTGTGAAAATCTCTTAATattgaaatataaaaatatttacttTTTATTGAAAATTAACTCTTACCTTTctatttgtaatttaaaaaaaatgtttatccATTATAAATATCTTGAACAAAATATGTAGACATTTTGAAATCTGCTATCATTCTTAAGGTCTGTCAGTGTATCTCCAGACATTATTGTGCTGCTTTGCTAGCTAGGTATATAAAGTCACAGAAAAAGCGATAGGAATCGGGCATTCCATTGAAACAATAAGAAGCGAACAAAATAAAATACAGAAAAGTGGAAAGTAAAGCGAACATAAAAAATACCGAAAAGTGAAAAGTAAAGCGAAATCCAATCAAACACAGCAGAATTCTGTCCATGAACCAGGGCCGCCCTTCCGCTCAGAGAGCAACCGCCTCGCGCCGGTTACCCACTCCTCACTGCTCACTTGCCTGTATCTGTCTCTGCATTAACCCTACTCCTTAGAGTGGCTTGTGTGGGGCCCTCTTAAatcattattaaataaattaaattaaataatgttatcaattttttaatttttttttaattaattcaattatatatttatatatgtgtgtgggaACAAATTGTTTAGGTGATTTAAAGATAAGAAtgacaaaaatgaaagaaaatttcaGTTAAATTAAAGATATAAAGTAGGAGGTGTGCCCaactctttaaaaaaattaaatcataaaaaaacataAGGTACGAGATGcgtaaataaaattttatttctagGTGTTTGAATGGGCAACTCCTACTAGGTCTAAGtgtattttattttgactttgaatAGTGAGAACAATTATGAAAGTATCCTTTAAGTATGTTTATGGTCCTTTtggaatttaaatttatttttgaaataggggaaaggacccagtagttgagcatgtaccaattgttgtgagggttgttgataccttttgttccaaaaattgaacaaataaaacctattgtttgaaacaaaaaatatcaatttttgttatgaaatgtaccaacagttgttaggaaatgtaccaatagttgttaagaaatgtactaatattataaaaagtaaccaatcaggtgatgccatgtcagctgcacaactattggggtctcttttgcacgcctattggtctcactttttttgggggctgttttggacacctttgcaaaaagcatgctgatgtggcatcatatttgatgatgtggccctgaaaccttagttataagcaggggacttgccaagtaagctgctgtaaaaaaaatcggagtgatttgaaatttccaagtaggattttgagaagcacgaagttagggtgcacaactattgggtcctttcccctattgaCATTTGAATATACAATACAAGTGGAAATCTCATCAAGAGTTTTTATGTGAATTTGATTATATGTCTTGGTATATATTTAATATGGACAATTGATTGTAGATGATATTTTGTGGCTTTATATTTTGATTGGTTAGTTCCTTCATTTCCTAATTCATTAGATTGATTCTTGTCACTATTTGAATTTTTCATGATCATTGTCTTAGTAAATCTCTTTAATTTCTTCTTCATGAACCAGTCAATATTTGAATCCTAAAGAAAGTTAAATAATTATTTGTGTTACCTTAGTGCAAGACAAGTATCTATACTATTTTATTATATGTATTCATCATTGGTTTTTTTAATCAATAGTTACCTTCAATTATATGATTTGTCTATTGATTGGGTAATAGTCCCATGTATCTTAATAGATAGCTTGGGGAGTTCAATGCGCCCATTGCTAAAATTTTTTTAGGATCTTATTTGATTTCATAAGCCTAATATTATTTTCCCTCATAAAATGATTTTTTTGTGGAAGAGATGCAAGCTCTTTTTACTAACATTTGAAAACATATTCAATGTCAATGTGTTTAAGCTCAAGGTTGTATATATATTATTGAAcatgttctatttcatcatctaatATTTATACTTGTATTGGTTTTCAAGAAAAGGCCTACTTATGTTATTGTATTTCCTTTGACTTTATTGACAAAATTGATAGTAAAATATTTAATAGAGAAGTACTTAATAAATACAAAACACAAATATTTGCACATATAACCTAGTAATATACCTCGAAAAAATTGTGAGAAATGATCTCTCAATTTTATTATCTCAACAAAAACTTGTTGTTACAAAACTCTATAAATCATAACAAAAAATATGACTTGCATAGTTATACAACATCTTTATTATTGAATCCTCTTCAAACAAGACTTTCTCAAAATAGAAAGTGTGATTTGTACAACTACATGTTGAACATGTCATATGGTTGTCTAATTAATAAATATTGTGAAAATAATTGACTtcacatataaaaaaaaattggttggagATTTTAACGTCATTCTTTATCTTGAGGAGAAACTTAGAGCTATATGTATGCTTTATTAATATTCAATTATGTTTTGTTATAATATCTCTTTTTTTAAATCTTGTAGATGTATCATCAATCACATAGGTTGAATTACACAAAACCCAATTGCAGGCTTTACACTTGGCAAATAGGCAATGTGGTCTTGAATCTACTTCAAAATGATTGGATATGTTTTCAATATCTAATTATTTGATTGGTGATAATTGGATTATACCTTTAGATATTTGATATTAGCATAGTTTAGATAATTTGCCCATTagtatttcttttttatttaataGAATAAGGCCATATTCAAGTTCCAATTAATGTGGCTTTATGATCAATATTTACATGATAAAATGGTAAGGTGGTGGAATATTGAAATCCTTCCTTTTAAATTGCTATTCTCTCTAAAAGGTttcaatatataaattttaaacataaaatatGAAACAAATATAGTTTTTGTAACTTTTTTTGGCAAAAGAGACAAGTGCGAGAAAAATTGAATGATATTAGTTGTAAGAAGATATGCTAATGTGATTAGGGAT contains the following coding sequences:
- the LOC131062966 gene encoding protein HEADING DATE 3A, which codes for MSRDPLTTGRVIGDVLDPFTPGTISFSVTYSTTEVKNGYELRPSAVNLKPRVEIGGDPNDLRTFYTLIMTDPDAPNPSDPTHREYLHWMVTDIPAATSASLGRELVSYEAPRPMLGIHRFVFVLFKQVGWQTVSPPSSRQNFNTRTFAQSCRLAPPLAAVFFNAKREIAPRTR